Proteins encoded together in one Branchiostoma floridae strain S238N-H82 chromosome 18, Bfl_VNyyK, whole genome shotgun sequence window:
- the LOC118406153 gene encoding slit homolog 1 protein-like: MAAVLFVLLPSLLFTHVAARCPVGCSCQYVTGTVDCRGAHLSQIPANLSVTTEYLDFTNNSISNVSRGALDALQGLQYLMLDRNDIAYIEWDSFRALTRLSELHLDHNSLTDARKEMFSGLGRLSLLSLSSNELETFTFLYAKDLDYLKILKLDRNKIARIPAGAFNGLINLRYLHLEFNQVTYLEAWTFAGLWSLELLYLNGNRISHTSYQAFAELQSIRALYLDANNLENISFEVFKNVKTVHLALHLSHNPWHCDCDLQRTFSKIYQVTRLSIADYSNITCHNPTELRDVPMGSVRLCIAELVTILIITATVILATIAAIFRAANSRKRKLMRTRHCHVRDY; this comes from the coding sequence atggcggcggttCTATTCGTGTTGCTGCCGTCCCTGCTGTTCACCCATGTGGCCGCTAGGTGTCCCGTGGGCTGCAGCTGCCAATACGTCACCGGTACCGTGGACTGCCGGGGTGCGCACCTCAGTCAAATCCCGGCCAATCTTTCTGTCACTACGGAATATCTCGACTTTACCAACAACTCTATATCAAACGTTTCTAGGGGAGCTTTAGACGCGCTGCAAGGCTTACAGTACCTGATGCTAGACAGAAATGACATCGCCTACATCGAATGGGACTCCTTTAGAGCTTTGACCAGACTATCCGAGTTACATCTTGATCATAACAGTCTCACAGATGCAAGAAAAGAGATGTTTTCCGGCCTCGGTAGGCTCTCTCTATTGAGTCTGTCCTCTAACGAGTTAGAAACCTTCACATTTCTGTACGCGAAGGATCTCGATTACCTGAAGATTCTTAAACTAGATAGAAACAAGATAGCGAGGATCCCGGCCGGGGCCTTTAACGGGTTGATCAACTTGCGATACCTTCATTTGGAGTTCAACCAGGTGACTTACCTGGAAGCGTGGACGTTTGCTGGGCTGTGGAGTCTGGAGTTGCTGTATCTGAACGGCAACCGTATCTCTCACACCTCCTATCAAGCGTTCGCTGAACTGCAGAGCATTCGCGCTCTTTACCTCGACGCTAACAACCTGGAGAACATATCCTTCGAAGTGTTCAAGAACGTCAAGACCGTGCACTTGGCATTACACTTGTCCCACAATCCCTGGCACTGCGACTGCGACCTACAGCGAACATTCAGCAAGATCTACCAAGTAACAAGACTCTCTATAGCGGACTATTCGAACATCACTTGCCACAATCCGACAGAACTTCGTGACGTTCCCATGGGGTCTGTTCGCCTGTGCATCGCCGAACTGGTGACGATATTGATCATCACCGCGACGGTCATACTCGCCACCATCGCCGCCATCTTCCGGGCCGCAAACAGCAGGAAAAGGAAGCTGATGCGCACGCGCCATTGCCACGTCAGAGATTACTAG
- the LOC118405451 gene encoding fibrillin-1-like, with amino-acid sequence MDEEQISDVTGLSCSVNLCQNGATCVGGTRGYTCTCAEGWTGRHCDKQLFCTDGPCLNGGVCFEGSGSFYCFCGKGWKGDHCEVDIDECDAGICSEGYGCVNSPGSYTCTCAEGYSGQYCDDINECEEEPHPCGENTECENTDGSYTCNCVEGFKADLGGYNCTDIDECDPDFASSSLCSPHASCTNTPGSYVCTCREGYYGNGTLCQAWPNTTIDIGTTVPAPTLSPPDGGWSVGSSIVALSWSPGDAPSLDLGCQRPGVSGPCISSDYQVITDKAKHSGNQSWNYMRGRGNGQPGAGTPFSPELNVKVGRSDGNYTGQADSFYASFWFKTAKEYTDSDKWGDGSRILVAAGDPEGTYPSSNYLEVRLEQKYRAKVSVRTRESWPSYEECAQSKNCGEDFGYQAQDNYQVVAEDLEPTEWHKVEMTLRTKPEDYADEWRYVVDDTYRAEGGAYYKTKEYDEGRYLYVNRLNFAALHPPNADKKGFYFDDVYYKAFDSSNPNVIIDEYRTSFEATGN; translated from the exons GTCTGTCCTGTTCGGTTAACCTGTGCCAGAATGGTGCTACTTGTGTGGGAGGGACAAGAGGATATACCTGCACATGCGCAGAGGGATGGACGGGACGGCACTGTGACAAAC AACTGTTTTGCACGGACGGACCCTGTCTTAACGGCGGTGTGTGTTTCGAAGGAAGCGGCAGTTTCTACTGCTTCTGTGGTAAGGGCTGGAAAGGAGACCACTGTGAAGTCG ATATCGACGAGTGTGACGCTGGTATCTGCTCGGAGGGATACGGATGCGTGAACAGTCCCGGAAGCTACACCTGCACCTGCGCGGAAGGATATTCTGGCCAATATTGTGACG ATATCAATGAGTGTGAAGAAGAGCCCCACCCTTGCGGAGAGAACACGGAATGTGAAAACACTGACGGCAGCTACACGTGCAATTGTGTTGAAGGGTTTAAAGCGGACTTGGGAGGGTACAACTGTACTG ATATAGACGAATGTGACCCTGACTTTGCGAGTTCCAGTCTCTGCTCGCCGCATGCCAGCTGTACAAACACCCCGGGAAGCTACGTGTGTACGTGTAGAGAGGGATACTATGGGAACGGCACGCTCTGTCAAG CGTGGCCAAATACTACCATTGACATCGGAACGACTGTACCAGCTCCCACTCTCAGTCCCCCAGACGGGGGATGGTCCGTTGGAAGCAGCATTGTTGCTCTGTCTTGGTCACCGGGTGACGCTCCTTCCCTAGACCTCGGCTGTCAACGCCCAGGCGTTTCCGGACCCTGCATTTCCTCAGACTACCAGGTCATAACGGACAAAGCTAAACATTCCGGGAACCAATCCTGGAACTACATGAGAGGACGCGGAAATGGACAGCCAGGAGCCGGTACACCCTTCTCTCCGGAACTCAACGTGAAAGTCGGGCGTTCCGACGGCAACTACACCGGACAGGCAGATTCCTTCTACGCGTCCTTCTGGTTCAAAACGGCGAAAGAATACACCGATAGCGACAAGTGGGGAGACGGATCACGCATCCTGGTAGCTGCTGGGGATCCAGAAGGGACGTACCCGTCATCCAACTACCTGGAAGTACGGTTAGAACAGAAGTATCGCGCCAAAGTGTCCGTGCGAACGAGGGAGAGCTGGCCAAGTTATGAGGAATGCGCTCAATCAAAGAACTGTGGCGAGGACTTTGGCTACCAGGCACAAGATAACTACCAGGTTGTCGCTGAAGACCTGGAGCCGACGGAGTGGCACAAGGTTGAGATGACGCTCCGCACCAAGCCGGAAGATTACGCCGACGAGTGGCGGTACGTCGTGGACGACACGTACAGAGCCGAGGGTGGAGCATACTACAAAACCAAGGAATACGACGAGGGGAGGTATCTGTACGTGAATCGGCTGAATTTCGCGGCCTTGCATCCACCTAATGCCGACAAGAAAGGGTTCTACTTCGACGATGTGTACTACAAGGCATTCGACTCTTCGAATCCGAATGTTATAATAGATGAATACCGCACGTCATTTGAAGCTACGGGCAACTAG